One Cydia pomonella isolate Wapato2018A chromosome 14, ilCydPomo1, whole genome shotgun sequence DNA segment encodes these proteins:
- the LOC133525169 gene encoding cilia- and flagella-associated protein 97-like: MEKSKTFVDTEYSSGDSKMIKSKQKFTEENNNELDELTKDFSEMGCIVNPDKQPSNICVETCVYESSGDEANENEAEGYSDEFEEDKSEDEELKLEPVSPKSSSNGNELAMKLTNSRSSMSSKPPATVSGRSTSTGSQFVPTTRRVNMSFSNDRLREIERHNHILLNKILTARNRTKSSIPPVEPPRRPLPPAAVQRKQMQKKIDHDNMILLKKIQRAKSSALGARR; this comes from the exons ATGGAGAAAAGCAAAACCTTTGTAGACACAGAGTACTCGTCTGGTGATTCTAAAATGATCAAATCCAAACAGAAGTTCACGGAAGAAAACAACAACGAACTTGATGAGTTGACGAAGGATTTCTCAGAGATGGGTTGTATCGTGAATCCGGACAAGCAGCCATCTAACATTTGTGTCGAGACATGTGTATATGAGTCTTCCGGAGACGAAGCTAATGAGAATGAAGCAGAAGGTTACTCGGATGAATTTGAGGAAGATAAGAGTGAGGATGAGGAGTTGAAGTTGGAGCCGGTGTCTCCGAAGAGCAGTAGTAATGGGAATGAGTTGGCGATGAAGCTGACTAATAGCCGATCTTCTATGTCTAGTAAGCCACCGGCTACGGTGTCTGGTCGATCTACCAGTACTGG CTCACAATTCGTCCCGACCACCCGCCGAGTGAACATGTCGTTCTCGAACGACAGACTCCGCGAGATCGAGCGACACAACCACATTCTACTCAACAAAATACTGACGGCTAGAAACCGGACGAAATCTTCCATACCGCCTGTTGAGCCGCCGCGGAGACCACTGCCCCCTGCGGCGGTACAGCGGAAGCAGATGCAGAAGAAAATCGACCATGATAATATG ATTTTGCTGAAGAAGATTCAACGCGCCAAGTCGTCGGCGCTGGGCGCGCGGCGTTGa